Proteins encoded together in one Planctomyces sp. SH-PL14 window:
- a CDS encoding rhodanese-like domain-containing protein, which produces MTELPLETDIATVKSRLDAKEPFLLLDCREQDEFDRCRIPGAELLPMSQIQERIGEIDTRKNDLIVIHCHHGGRSLRVARWMRAQGFSQAQSMAGGIDGWSLQVDPTIPRY; this is translated from the coding sequence ATGACCGAGCTCCCCCTCGAAACCGATATCGCCACCGTCAAGAGCCGGCTCGATGCCAAAGAACCCTTCCTCCTCCTCGACTGCCGAGAACAGGACGAGTTCGACCGCTGCCGCATCCCCGGCGCCGAACTCCTCCCCATGAGCCAGATCCAGGAACGGATCGGCGAAATCGACACCCGCAAAAACGACCTCATCGTCATCCACTGCCACCACGGCGGCCGCAGCCTGCGCGTCGCCCGCTGGATGCGGGCCCAGGGCTTCTCCCAGGCCCAGAGCATGGCCGGCGGAATCGACGGCTGGTCCCTCCAGGTCGACCCGACGATCCCCCGCTACTAA
- a CDS encoding sugar phosphate isomerase/epimerase family protein — MSHAYPKLHNAMWPGLVGKEPGTDHPPISLDRMLELTAKAEVNGQKFEGVDIFLFHPHTDPDASNDDIRRMADKIAAHGLKVGSLVAPVWPGTVGDSAMGSPEQQAKFVLAVEKACRIAGLLNKHGVRQYGLIRIDSATSPSQWVEDPKAGTKKIAETFRKAGKVAADHGERLAAEGEICWAGMHSWRAMVDLLEQTNMPGTVGFQADLAHTYLYLLGYNAPEHALLKSGYSEEEFATAYKKMTDALRPWTLDFHVAQNDGSVHGTGNHDKTGRHCPADDPNGKLDIVKCSKFWLEGAAERGIKHICWDGCMFPNAMLEEQKTWNTILGKMIQVRDAAGWN; from the coding sequence ATGTCGCACGCCTATCCCAAACTCCACAACGCCATGTGGCCGGGACTCGTCGGAAAAGAACCCGGGACCGACCACCCCCCCATCAGCCTCGACCGGATGCTCGAACTCACCGCCAAGGCGGAAGTCAACGGCCAGAAGTTCGAAGGCGTCGACATCTTCCTCTTCCACCCCCACACCGATCCCGACGCCAGCAACGACGACATCCGCCGCATGGCTGACAAGATCGCCGCCCACGGCCTCAAGGTCGGCTCCCTCGTCGCACCCGTCTGGCCCGGGACCGTCGGCGACTCCGCCATGGGCTCCCCCGAACAACAGGCCAAGTTCGTCCTCGCCGTCGAAAAAGCCTGCCGCATCGCCGGCCTCCTCAACAAGCACGGCGTCCGCCAGTACGGCCTGATCCGCATCGACAGCGCCACCAGCCCCAGCCAGTGGGTCGAAGACCCCAAGGCCGGCACCAAGAAGATCGCCGAGACCTTCCGCAAGGCCGGCAAGGTCGCCGCCGACCACGGCGAACGCCTCGCCGCCGAAGGGGAAATCTGCTGGGCCGGGATGCACTCCTGGCGGGCCATGGTCGACCTCCTCGAACAGACCAACATGCCCGGCACCGTCGGCTTCCAGGCGGATCTCGCCCACACCTACCTCTACCTCCTGGGCTACAACGCCCCCGAGCATGCCCTCCTGAAGAGCGGCTACTCGGAGGAGGAGTTCGCGACCGCCTACAAGAAGATGACCGACGCCCTGCGGCCCTGGACGCTCGACTTCCACGTCGCTCAGAACGACGGCTCGGTCCACGGCACCGGCAACCACGACAAGACCGGCCGCCACTGCCCGGCGGACGATCCGAACGGCAAGCTCGATATCGTGAAGTGCTCGAAGTTCTGGCTCGAAGGAGCCGCCGAACGCGGCATCAAGCACATCTGCTGGGACGGCTGCATGTTCCCGAACGCCATGCTTGAAGAGCAGAAGACCTGGAACACGATCCTCGGCAAGATGATCCAGGTCCGCGACGCCGCGGGCTGGAACTGA
- a CDS encoding HNH endonuclease signature motif containing protein, with product MTSALFINGIFEHVLEDIEAVQRDRPSQECFLQPHSSGRVAMFRRVAPSVESPIRLYASPHTDFNFVYYVGEIVRWEDKQELTVARRRHIRRIIKEIQPDELELFDGNQTSGKDSVNLITVRSLRRLAIVLPVRHLIKCSDGQPYQERARAGKWSEVRDIGADVVSDESATLDMNRKVAELSMLSDEELRTRLKSAPALPQRRMVLSLDFIRNAAVIVAVLRRADGTCESCLKQAPFMKRSDGSPYLEVHHRVRLADGGPDTVENAMALCPNCHRRAHHG from the coding sequence ATGACCAGCGCGTTGTTCATCAACGGGATCTTCGAGCACGTTCTGGAGGACATCGAAGCGGTACAGCGTGACCGACCGAGTCAGGAATGCTTTCTGCAACCTCACTCCTCGGGAAGGGTGGCCATGTTTCGAAGGGTGGCCCCGTCTGTTGAATCACCTATCCGCCTCTATGCTTCACCACACACGGACTTCAACTTTGTGTACTACGTTGGCGAAATCGTCCGTTGGGAGGACAAGCAAGAACTGACCGTTGCTCGTCGCAGACACATCCGGCGGATAATTAAAGAAATCCAGCCGGATGAACTGGAGCTTTTCGACGGGAATCAGACATCCGGGAAAGACTCCGTCAATCTGATCACGGTGCGCAGCTTGCGCCGCCTAGCGATCGTCTTACCGGTTAGGCATCTGATCAAATGCAGCGATGGTCAACCCTATCAGGAGCGGGCAAGGGCTGGGAAGTGGAGCGAAGTCCGCGATATCGGTGCCGATGTCGTGTCAGATGAGAGTGCTACGTTGGACATGAACCGCAAAGTTGCGGAGCTATCCATGCTATCCGACGAAGAATTGCGAACTCGACTGAAATCCGCTCCAGCGCTTCCTCAGCGAAGGATGGTTCTGTCACTCGACTTCATCCGGAATGCGGCCGTCATTGTCGCTGTGTTACGTCGTGCAGATGGCACATGCGAGTCATGTCTGAAGCAAGCTCCTTTCATGAAGCGTTCCGATGGAAGTCCATACTTGGAAGTCCATCACCGAGTTCGTCTTGCCGATGGTGGCCCTGATACGGTTGAAAACGCAATGGCATTGTGTCCGAACTGCCACCGACGGGCTCACCACGGATAA
- a CDS encoding NADH-quinone oxidoreductase subunit N gives MTFDQINNATQFILPEIALIATVCVMFLAGPFLVSESGVAQSGLRHRWGFLSLLALAAAGVFWWKTPLAADVTGPFRLDSLTWYVRGLSILLGSIIVLTMWNQVEDSRSAECHACLLTILAGTNLTAASNDLVSLFLALELVSIPTYILLYLPRRDDASREATIKYFLLSAFSSAMVLYGLALLYGATGTTNLATIAAYLRSGWGPLVALGSGLLIAGLAFRITAVPFHFYAPDVFQGSPAFMAGMLSFIPKVVGFVALIRFTTLGSSSVGFLESGLLAGLLKPLLTALAALTMIVGNLMAFRQKNIHRLMAYSSVAHAGYMLVGLSVGAFGSLNGTSALLFYLATYGIMTLGVFAILAAISPPGRSLQNIEDLAGLSRHHSASAFMMAILLFSLTGLPPTAGFLGKLNLFLAAWSDASPAGQYLAIILAVNAAISAYYYLRLIGAMYLNPGVGPSASHPAPAPVAAAIICCVLTIVLFAAPKHVWNAAEGKRPAAAPITAQPAPIDETAISSTR, from the coding sequence GTGACCTTCGACCAGATCAACAACGCCACGCAATTCATCCTGCCGGAGATCGCGCTCATCGCCACGGTGTGCGTGATGTTCCTGGCGGGCCCGTTCCTCGTCAGCGAAAGCGGCGTGGCGCAGAGCGGCCTCCGGCACCGCTGGGGCTTCCTCTCGCTGCTCGCGCTCGCGGCCGCGGGGGTCTTCTGGTGGAAGACGCCGCTGGCGGCGGACGTCACCGGCCCGTTCCGGCTCGACAGCCTGACGTGGTATGTCCGGGGTCTGTCGATCCTTCTCGGTTCGATCATCGTCCTGACGATGTGGAACCAGGTCGAGGACTCCCGCTCGGCGGAGTGCCACGCCTGTCTCTTGACGATCCTCGCCGGGACGAACCTGACCGCCGCGTCCAACGACCTCGTGTCGCTGTTCCTGGCCCTCGAGCTCGTCAGCATCCCGACCTACATCCTGCTCTACCTGCCGCGGCGCGACGATGCGAGCCGCGAAGCGACGATCAAGTATTTTCTGCTCAGCGCCTTCTCGTCGGCGATGGTCCTCTACGGTCTGGCTCTCCTCTACGGGGCGACCGGAACGACGAACCTCGCCACGATCGCCGCGTACCTCCGCTCAGGCTGGGGGCCGCTTGTGGCGCTGGGCAGCGGCCTCTTGATCGCGGGACTCGCCTTCCGGATCACCGCCGTCCCGTTCCACTTCTACGCTCCGGACGTCTTCCAAGGCTCCCCTGCCTTCATGGCTGGGATGCTGTCGTTCATCCCCAAGGTGGTCGGGTTCGTCGCGCTGATCCGTTTCACCACTCTTGGCAGCAGCTCGGTCGGCTTCCTGGAATCCGGCCTGCTGGCGGGGCTCCTCAAGCCGCTCCTGACGGCGCTTGCCGCCCTGACGATGATCGTCGGGAACCTGATGGCCTTCCGGCAGAAGAACATCCATCGGCTGATGGCCTATTCGAGCGTCGCTCACGCCGGCTACATGCTGGTCGGCCTCAGCGTCGGGGCCTTCGGGTCTCTGAACGGGACCTCGGCCCTGCTGTTCTACCTGGCGACCTACGGGATCATGACGCTCGGCGTCTTCGCCATCCTGGCCGCGATCAGCCCGCCGGGCCGTTCGCTCCAGAACATCGAGGATCTGGCGGGGCTGAGCCGCCACCATTCGGCCTCCGCCTTCATGATGGCGATCCTGCTGTTCAGCCTGACCGGTCTGCCGCCGACGGCGGGCTTCCTCGGCAAGCTGAACCTGTTCCTGGCCGCGTGGTCCGATGCCAGCCCGGCCGGCCAGTACCTCGCCATCATCCTCGCCGTGAATGCGGCGATCAGCGCCTACTACTATCTGCGCCTGATCGGCGCGATGTACCTGAATCCGGGCGTCGGCCCGAGCGCGAGCCATCCCGCTCCGGCGCCCGTCGCGGCCGCGATCATCTGCTGCGTCCTGACGATTGTGCTCTTCGCGGCTCCGAAGCACGTCTGGAACGCCGCGGAAGGGAAGCGGCCGGCCGCGGCTCCGATCACTGCCCAACCTGCGCCAATTGATGAGACGGCGATCAGTTCCACGCGGTGA
- a CDS encoding NuoM family protein, producing the protein MISTIVCLLFLPLLVAVLLMLFRGSAGPTVPRWIALVGSLATLAVSLAAAAQFKELPAPAADRGAAQPRVEARYEWLTLDRHVSGKEPQAKQLSFQFYLGVDGISLSMILLTTLLTVSSILISWETIQDRAAEFYTCLLVLEAGLIGVFVSFDLLLFYVFFEFTLIPLFFLVGIWGGPQKVYAAFKFFLYTLAGSLVTLLGLVSMVLWVVSHTDLTTPFSIPDLARTLAAHPMPGSLQVWLFFAIATGFMIKVPLFPFHTWLPLAHVEAPTAGSVLLAGVLLKLGSYGFLRLCLPMFPYACVHCGAPLIGLLSVIGIVYGSLCALVQRDIKKLVAYSSVAHLGFCMLGLFALNAEGITGSILQMINHGLSTGALFLLVGMVYDRYHTRMLDDLGGLANKLPLIAVSMVFISMASIGLPGLNGFVGEVLSLMGMFKFNVAYAVIGASGVVLGAWYLLTMVQHGFFGPLREPRNVHDPIEDMNFREAVALVPLALLCLWIGVTPAPLVDTIRPDVDALVKLYEAVPAPAATADAGAAATTPAVAAK; encoded by the coding sequence ATGATTTCCACGATCGTCTGCCTGTTGTTCCTTCCGCTGCTGGTGGCGGTGCTGCTGATGCTGTTCCGCGGCTCGGCCGGCCCGACCGTCCCGCGGTGGATCGCGCTCGTCGGCTCGCTGGCGACGCTGGCGGTGTCGCTGGCCGCGGCGGCCCAGTTCAAGGAACTCCCCGCACCCGCCGCCGACCGCGGCGCGGCCCAGCCCCGCGTCGAAGCCCGTTACGAGTGGCTGACGCTCGACCGGCACGTCTCCGGCAAGGAGCCACAGGCGAAGCAGCTCTCCTTCCAGTTCTACCTCGGCGTCGACGGCATCAGCCTGTCGATGATCCTGCTGACGACGCTCCTGACGGTCTCCTCGATCCTGATTTCTTGGGAGACGATCCAGGACCGGGCCGCGGAGTTCTACACCTGCCTGCTCGTCCTCGAGGCGGGCCTGATCGGGGTCTTCGTCTCGTTCGATCTCCTGCTGTTCTACGTCTTCTTCGAGTTCACCCTGATCCCGCTGTTCTTCCTCGTCGGGATCTGGGGGGGACCGCAGAAGGTCTACGCCGCCTTCAAGTTCTTCCTCTACACCCTCGCCGGCAGCCTCGTGACGCTGCTGGGCCTCGTCTCGATGGTCCTGTGGGTCGTCAGCCACACCGACCTCACGACGCCGTTCTCGATTCCGGATCTGGCCCGGACCCTCGCCGCTCACCCGATGCCGGGAAGCCTGCAGGTCTGGCTGTTCTTCGCCATCGCGACCGGCTTCATGATCAAGGTGCCGCTCTTCCCGTTCCACACGTGGCTTCCGCTGGCCCACGTCGAAGCCCCCACGGCGGGCTCGGTCCTGCTGGCCGGCGTCCTGCTGAAGCTCGGCAGCTACGGCTTCCTGCGGCTCTGCCTCCCGATGTTCCCGTACGCCTGCGTCCACTGCGGGGCGCCGCTGATCGGCCTCCTGTCGGTGATCGGGATCGTCTACGGGTCGCTCTGTGCCCTCGTCCAGCGGGACATCAAGAAGCTCGTCGCCTACAGCTCGGTGGCCCACCTTGGCTTCTGCATGCTCGGCCTCTTCGCCCTGAACGCCGAAGGGATCACCGGCAGCATCCTGCAGATGATCAACCACGGTCTCTCGACGGGAGCCCTGTTCCTCCTCGTCGGGATGGTCTACGACCGCTACCACACCCGCATGCTGGATGACCTGGGCGGCCTCGCCAACAAGCTGCCGCTGATCGCCGTCTCGATGGTCTTCATCTCGATGGCGAGCATCGGCCTCCCGGGGCTCAACGGGTTCGTCGGCGAAGTCCTGTCGCTGATGGGGATGTTCAAGTTCAACGTCGCCTACGCCGTGATCGGCGCGAGCGGCGTGGTCCTTGGAGCGTGGTACCTCCTGACGATGGTCCAGCACGGGTTCTTCGGTCCGCTCCGCGAGCCGCGGAACGTCCATGACCCGATCGAGGACATGAACTTCCGCGAAGCGGTCGCCCTCGTTCCCCTGGCGCTCCTGTGCCTGTGGATCGGAGTGACTCCCGCTCCGCTCGTCGACACGATCCGTCCCGACGTGGACGCCCTGGTGAAGCTGTACGAGGCGGTCCCCGCCCCGGCAGCGACCGCCGACGCCGGCGCTGCCGCGACCACTCCCGCCGTTGCGGCCAAGTAA
- the nuoL gene encoding NADH-quinone oxidoreductase subunit L — protein sequence MSESTRDLILWLIPGAPLAAALLLALTGKLIWKYKSHLPCAAAIAVSFVCSLILLFDILPKTWAHAGEHAEHVLSGPVVAVGYNWLDVGSVHVPIELRADAMTGIMLAMVTGVSLLVAIFGSGYMHHDPGYPRFFAAVSGFVFSMCMLVLSSSYLMLFVFWEAVGVCSYLLIGFWFRKPSAAAAAKKAFVINRIGDFGLILGIFLIWTTFGSLRFDEVFNADRLQTLAMTDPQLITTICLLLFVGAMGKSAQFPLHVWLPDAMEGPTPVSALIHAATMVTAGVYLVARSTPLFMLAPTAQMVVAAVGAITALIAAITALTQTDLKRVMAYSTVSQLGYMFMALGAGAAGKEFVGFAVMAAMFHLFTHAYFKALLFLASGSVMHSMGDVIDMRRFSGLKHALPITHWTFLCGAAALAGIPPLAGFWSKDEILAALFSGATHGEHRMFFAVILGIALFTAFLTAFYTFRAYYMTFHGPERFPEEAGHHPHDAPPAMAWPLRILAIAALGIGLAVGPTHLFGGTFHHTTGIPEGEHGMNFLMMGLSIVIGVAGWFLAKVLYVDKTDVPQTLARQFGPLYRASYGKLYFDEIFMFLVVFPLKGLAYLSELFDKYVVDAAVDGVGKIPGILSSAPQRLHGGFVQSYAFVMWIGVLVCVAFVLQALAGM from the coding sequence ATGTCTGAATCGACGCGCGATCTCATCCTGTGGCTCATTCCGGGCGCTCCGCTGGCGGCGGCGCTCCTCCTCGCCCTCACCGGCAAGCTGATCTGGAAGTACAAGAGCCACCTGCCTTGCGCGGCGGCGATTGCCGTCTCGTTCGTCTGCTCGCTGATCCTCCTGTTCGACATCCTGCCGAAGACCTGGGCGCACGCCGGTGAACATGCCGAGCACGTCCTGTCGGGGCCGGTCGTCGCCGTCGGCTACAACTGGCTCGACGTCGGATCGGTCCACGTCCCGATCGAGCTCCGGGCGGACGCCATGACTGGCATCATGCTGGCGATGGTGACGGGCGTCAGCCTCCTCGTGGCGATCTTCGGATCGGGCTATATGCACCACGATCCGGGGTATCCGCGGTTCTTCGCCGCGGTCTCCGGCTTCGTCTTCTCGATGTGCATGCTGGTTCTCTCGAGCAGCTACCTGATGCTGTTCGTCTTCTGGGAAGCGGTGGGGGTCTGCAGTTACCTCCTCATCGGCTTCTGGTTCCGCAAGCCGAGCGCGGCCGCGGCGGCCAAGAAGGCGTTCGTCATCAACCGGATCGGGGACTTCGGACTGATCCTGGGGATCTTCCTGATCTGGACGACCTTCGGCTCGCTCCGTTTCGACGAGGTCTTCAACGCCGATCGCCTGCAGACGCTGGCGATGACCGATCCGCAGCTGATCACGACGATCTGCCTCCTGCTGTTCGTCGGAGCGATGGGGAAGTCGGCCCAGTTCCCGCTGCACGTCTGGCTTCCGGACGCGATGGAAGGCCCGACCCCCGTCAGCGCCCTGATCCACGCCGCGACGATGGTCACCGCGGGGGTCTATCTCGTCGCCCGCTCGACGCCGCTGTTCATGCTCGCCCCGACGGCCCAGATGGTGGTCGCCGCGGTCGGAGCGATTACGGCCCTGATCGCCGCCATCACCGCGCTGACCCAGACGGACCTCAAGCGGGTCATGGCCTATTCGACCGTCAGCCAGCTCGGCTACATGTTCATGGCCCTCGGGGCCGGAGCGGCGGGGAAAGAGTTCGTCGGCTTCGCCGTCATGGCGGCGATGTTCCACCTCTTCACGCACGCCTACTTCAAGGCCCTCCTGTTCCTCGCCTCGGGAAGCGTCATGCACTCGATGGGGGACGTGATCGACATGCGGCGGTTCAGCGGGCTGAAGCATGCCCTGCCGATCACGCACTGGACGTTCCTCTGCGGAGCGGCCGCCCTGGCGGGGATCCCGCCGCTGGCCGGCTTCTGGAGCAAGGACGAAATCCTGGCCGCCCTCTTCAGCGGAGCGACGCACGGCGAGCACCGGATGTTCTTTGCCGTGATCCTGGGGATCGCCCTCTTCACCGCCTTCCTGACCGCGTTCTACACCTTCCGCGCCTACTACATGACCTTCCACGGTCCGGAGCGGTTCCCCGAAGAAGCGGGTCACCATCCGCACGACGCGCCGCCGGCGATGGCCTGGCCGCTGCGGATCCTGGCGATCGCGGCCCTCGGCATCGGCCTTGCGGTCGGTCCGACGCACCTCTTCGGCGGCACGTTCCATCACACCACCGGGATCCCCGAGGGTGAGCATGGGATGAACTTCCTGATGATGGGCCTGAGCATCGTCATCGGGGTGGCCGGCTGGTTCCTGGCGAAGGTCCTGTACGTCGACAAGACCGACGTCCCGCAGACCCTGGCCCGGCAGTTCGGCCCGCTGTACCGCGCCTCGTACGGCAAGCTGTACTTCGACGAGATCTTCATGTTCCTGGTCGTCTTCCCCCTCAAGGGACTGGCGTACCTCTCGGAGCTGTTTGACAAGTACGTCGTCGACGCCGCCGTCGATGGCGTTGGAAAGATCCCCGGAATCCTCAGCAGCGCTCCGCAGCGGCTGCACGGCGGGTTCGTCCAGTCGTATGCGTTCGTGATGTGGATCGGCGTCCTCGTGTGCGTCGCGTTCGTACTCCAGGCCCTGGCAGGAATGTGA
- the nuoK gene encoding NADH-quinone oxidoreductase subunit NuoK, giving the protein MNTINGYLAVGAILFTLGGIGFLTRRNLILMILSAELMLHGVSLTLTTFSKLHGNNEGQVFTIFILTVAACEAGLALSLILNLYQKSRSLNIDLWSLFHESDLPDPLSPEERAPRPLPESTYENLPKLTPAGRPLELSRGDRKETATNV; this is encoded by the coding sequence ATGAACACCATCAATGGCTACCTCGCCGTGGGGGCCATCCTCTTCACCCTGGGGGGGATCGGGTTCCTGACGCGGCGCAACCTGATCCTCATGATCCTCTCGGCGGAGCTGATGCTGCACGGCGTCTCGCTCACGCTGACGACGTTCTCCAAGCTGCACGGAAACAACGAGGGACAGGTCTTTACGATCTTCATCCTCACCGTCGCGGCGTGCGAGGCGGGACTGGCGCTGTCGCTGATCCTGAACCTCTACCAGAAGTCGCGGTCGCTCAACATCGACCTGTGGAGCCTGTTCCACGAGTCCGACCTCCCTGATCCGCTGTCGCCGGAAGAACGGGCCCCGCGTCCGCTTCCCGAGTCGACCTACGAGAATCTTCCGAAGCTCACGCCGGCCGGCCGGCCGCTGGAGCTGAGCCGCGGCGATCGCAAGGAGACCGCGACCAATGTCTGA